The Brassica napus cultivar Da-Ae chromosome C7, Da-Ae, whole genome shotgun sequence genomic interval AAGCACTCTAATTTAAGTCAATGATTGTAGAGAGAGATTAGGTATATATGCATACCTCGTAGATAGATTGGCCACTACCAAAAATGAAATCAATAGCACCTTCGATGTAACAGTTTTTGAAGAGATGTCTGCCTTGAACATCCCACAACGTATCTTGTAACCCCAAGAAACCGCAGTTGTAGAACGCTGATTTATCTCCATAAACCGTAAGCGCTACCGCTGGCTTTATAACCCAACTCGGTCTACTTCGAATACTCAGACGATTATACGAATTCTGCCACCAATATTACATATGAAATTATAGTCATGTTAGTATATTGTCACGTCAAAAAAAGGTTATATAGTCAAAGATAGTATAGAAGCTACGTAACCATGATTGTTAAGTTTCGGACGACAACATGGGATGGGTGGGAGGTGAAAGTGGAGCTGACATCAGTGGCTGCGTGAGCATTGTACGTGATGGTCGTGACTCTTTGTCCCTCTCCTTCTACTATTATGCACGGTTTTGTCAACGGTATTTCCACCTTCTCTCTGGTTCATCATCACAAAACTATATGTTAAAACGTTAATTGTACTTTGCTATTAATCAGGATTCTAAAACGTTTTAAGGGAAGAAGATCAAGCGGACAAGTTAAACGTattattaaagttttatttaagaaatgGAAATCTAGGAAATATCAAACGCTATAAAACCGCGGTTAATAACGCTGCGTTCGAAAACtggaataaatatatttaaaaaataaaactgtaGCGAGTTTGGTCTTTACTTACACGTAGACACCtccttttattttgattttgatccaTTGAGAATTGGGTTCAGGAACAGAATCAATGGCAGATTGAACGGTTCTGTGTTTCTCTGAACCGGCTAGGTCAACGAAGATTGTGTTTACAACTTTGTTACCACAAGTTTGATCAGTTGCTGTCAACAATCCAGTACCAGAACTCAGAAGCAAAGCTATGAGGATGAACAAACCAGGCAtgtttatttaagttttatagtatttttgaaaaataaaatcgaAGGGAAGAAAGAAGAATGAGAGGATGAGAATGAAATTGTAATATGACTCTTAATTGTAATATTGATTATGGTGGCGAGGGCTGAATTCTTTGGTTGCTTTAAGTGGAATAGTATATTTCCTATTTAATATAGGATATATTCTGAATCTAACTTTCTCtttattactactactactacattGACTCAACATTTCAATTTATCGAATTTTGGCTTAATTGATATGCTGCGGACTGATTATATTTTACTAAGGGCTAGGTGTTTCGGGTATTCGTTCATGACTTTTATGTTCAGTTCGGATTTGATCTATTcaagttttgaattttggagATTGAATTTCGTTcagattataaattttaaattggttCGGATCATTGTTGCTTTTCTTCGGGTTCAAGTAtccatttaaattatgtaaaaaaatttaaattgaattttatgttaaattttaaaaatcgaaaaataaaaataatatacaaatataaatttgaataaagtgtcatcaaaaactaaaattaacataaaaatttgtTTGGTTGAGAAAGCAACATAAAAACTAAAGTACAACTACGTCTTCGTCTGGTCAACCACATGATAAATTAGTTCTTATAATGTCTAAAATATTATCACAAGTAATATCACATCTTTGTCTGGTCAAGcatagggctgggcaaataaaccgaacccgaaaacccgaaccgaatccgatccgataaaaataaatccgaaccgatccgaacccgacataaataccgaatggatcttgttttatggtatttcaggTTAtgagtattatccgaaccgaacccgaacctaaatggatacccgatagaacccaaaacatacaaaatttccaaaaagaacttgtaccaaacatgatctcaattcctaatatgtattcaaaatataatgatctaaaataattatctattatatgaaaattgatggttgaaggtggcggttgaaggttgaagtttttagattttagttttgttttcattgaataatgttttcatttcatgagaacttggttttcattttatgctttcatttatttagttttctttcgatcaataactatgtttacctttcacttgattttgaatgatcacatttgatgttcattttttttttgaaccgattttatttatgctttggttacaaaataggtacaaatcaagtattttaaaaccgaagaaccgattttacttactttttggttacaaagtagatataaatcaggtacatttaaaccaaagaaccgattgggacccgaacccgaaagtaaatcgggttgtaccggttctttgaagatttactaaccccgacccgaacccgatagaacccgaaccggtcccgaaccgaattttcatataacccgaatgtagctgattttgataaacccaaaaaaccgaaacccgattggactaaaccgaaacccgattaggACCCCGAATGTCCATGCCTAGTCAAGCAAGTGATAAATTATTTCCTTTCAGGTTTCAAATCTAGGACTCATATTTATTGTAAGAATTGTTCCAATTTTATTATCCAAAATGGATatctcttttttattatttgaggaaCATTATTAACAATTAACTTTATCTCTATGTGTGATTAACCAAAATGTCATTACTTATGTGTCATCATGAGAATCATTCTCACAAACTTTATTAAATAATCCTTCATTGCCTAGACTAATTACATGTAATgccattatttattatttggatCATTTCATACAATATACAATATGATTCTTTATTGCATTACTAAAAACCAATTGAtagttgtaaataatatatgaattgtGATTACATTACTAAAATTATGGTGTACACTGACGGTTATTAACAATACACTTAGACAACTACGAAGATTGTCTTTCCCAAATGTGGTGTGGCATAATATTAGTGTATTTTTCGATGTGTATACTGCATTATTTTACAAATTCGTAGTATAATATTAGTGGATTCTTCGATATATatgttgtattattttatagaagttAGCATACATTTAGTGTATTTGTCTTAGCTATTATATCATGGCTATATAACAAATTTCGATAGCTAAGACAAAAatccatatttttataatatattgttaataATCATGTTCTTGAATGATTGTAAAATACATTCAAGAACGAATCCCTTACTTATTAAAGGAGGAACATTCATAGAAATAAACCTTGGCctcatgtgtttattacatgaGTGTCATTTCCTATGTGTCATCACCTCATACACTCTCactaacttttttaaaaaacccTTTGTGAACTAGAATAATTACAACCAAATGCCATTGGTCATATacattatattatatgattacaatccgatttggaaaaaaaaatgggaATTTATGACAGACAGAATATTAACTCTTTTGTAAAAGGCAACAAAATAAGTTCGACATCTATCAAATCGTTTGGTTATTTGGTCAAATCTTAGAGTCAAGATTcctttatatttgtttatttcttaattgtaaaactttccaatttaaaaaatatagactAAAAGTTAGGGATTATTGGTACTAAATGTAAGAGAGTATTCGTTTGTTTCGAATTTGGGTGAAATTAACCCTGACTATGGGGTACTATATATAAATCACGTGATCTTTCTCACCCACCCCACTTCAATAAAATTGCATTGGTCATTTTACTTAATCACACATGAAATGGGACCATTTGAAGTAGTTTATTATTATGTTAGAATCATAATCATAAATTTTCGGTCCGGTTATATATAACGTGGACTATAAGCTATATATATAACGTGGATTTTGCTAAATATATATAACGTGGACTATAAGCTTATTTCCGGTCCGGTTATCTGCAATGCAAAGAtctatctatttttaaaaaaatgtcatATATTCCGGTAAATATAAAAATcgtaaatataaaaatctatttaagCGGACAGTATTTGTATGAAAATTAATCAATGAATCATAATCATAAGTCTTgaagaatatttaaaattaatgaatGTATTTAACTATATATGGCATTATTTCCTGTTATATATTCACAAATTAGGAGTCAAAGAAGCATTATAGGAAAATTTTAACTTAGgccagtatatatatatggaaattgGAACAATTTGTAAGTGTCTAACACCAATTCAGACCAACGATTTGTTGAATAATTATTTTCAGAGTTgatcatgtattttaatttcGTCAATTACGTCAATaagtattaatatatttatggaGATTGATTATTCTCCGCAAGAGTAATTGTTGTATCAACAAGTAATTGAAAAACTAGAGTAAATATGGATAACGTATTTACACAATCGTAATGACTCAGTCCGGTGCGGTTTATATAGGAAAGCAactaataatttttcaaaaatattatggtaagtcaataaatatacaaataatatttttaatttttttgaatgcTTATAATCTCGCGGAACAAATTTCTTGATGTAATCCTTATGCACTTAATCCTACcaattataactatatatatcatacataACTTTGACACACCGTATCACAATCAACTTGCTACAAAACAAGCATATAAAATTTGAGAGCTATGAATTTCATCTCTGACTTTTTATTCAAAGAAAACCAGGAGAaagttttatcagtttttttttgtttctttataacTTATTTCATGTAGCATTTTATTATCATGTTGCCtatgtttaattttattgtatattcataatttatattatgaaaataataattatatttcttatgttttgttttatcttaaataaataataaatttatgtaaGTCCTtcttatttttatagatttaattCCATCTGTTTTTACGAACGGAAATAATGGTATCATCGACCACAAAATCCGTTTTTTCGTACTACACATCCGGTAAGTATTCAACATctgtaaaaagaaagatatacaTTTGTATAGTATCACATGGTTTGAacccttctttttttcttttacagtaACGTCGTCATTAAGTGTCGCTTATAGTGCACTTGCTCATGTTTTCAATGATTTATGGAATTCTATAGATGCAGACATAGTATTATGTGTTTTACAGTGTTGGCAAATTAATTGGGGACAAAGTAATctattgtatttattttatatacaatcGATTAATAGGAGctgatattatatttatattttgctaATATTTGACATATTTCATAATAAGGCCGACTTAAGAGGGTTACTAACATTGATGGGATTTCCAAAATTGTCTTCGACCCCATTGGTGTTCCAGAAATTGATGTTTTAAGATTGAGGTAATACATGCATTcacatattttgttaaataatatttttaaattctctaGATAATCTCTTTGCTATTGCTCATAATAGGATTGCAAACGAAGACTTCTGAATGCATTATTGACAGCATTTATTTTGtctctatttttaattttcttttgttttttatacattgttccttttatattttattagactattgcttatgtttcatttaatattatatttataatttacccgcatgcaaacaaatatacaatttaattttaatggccatcgcatataaatttatatttacatactaaAATTCCTCGCTATAATCCAtactttcttagatatattttttttactatgcCTTTAACTTTTATTATGTCTACATATTAAAAGTTGTAATACTTTAATAATCTCCTCGCTCCGCGCAGGGCGCGGATTATCAcctagtataatattattacgTAATGTCCAAAAGATTTACCACCTTTATTGtacatgaataaaaatatttctcttTGCTCAGAAAGACGAATATTTCTTTGTTGAGATTCATAAGGCAACAAATTTACTATCTCATTAATCGATAAAACTAGACCAAATAATAAACAataggataagacatgcgccttgcgcagggtaaatttatatgaaaattatttaaaaaatattgtatggaaaaaaattatattattaatcgaattaatatatttgccttttaaacaattttttaaaacttttttgttaattacataatttgtttattaatgaactgatctcatttttaaaaatattttaggtcaaaaaattatttatcgtatAAAAACCTAACATTTAGCCCGAAAaatctcatgcctactatttggttacaatgaaactatgtcagctcggttttatatcatgatttagcaatttaaaagttaattatggttatgagaagtttacgttcacgtgccaatcctatctatcttcgatattttttttttgtgtcattttggttattgctcgatataaatattgatttttgagtttattctcatttctttcttatattttgacctgagatttagaagatgtttaagattcaaattattaaagagatacatacttatgTTAAGATTTGtgccttgtgcagaataaatacttattttatctttttctgctattatgaaataataaaataataattatatattaaataactaagaaattatttactattatgtaataaattgacttgcacatataaatcaaatgactgctcttgtttattcgcattcattttagaataaataaatcaaaacaatcaatcttatatatcgtatatgatatataattaaatgtaaatgatatgaagtatatatattaacataaagacctattaaaataaaattatttatttatattattttattatcattgtatcttattatagaaaaatatttaaacattgatcacaaaaatttatgtgagacttttaacagttttagtaatttatactagttttgaaaaattcaaaatacaacatatacaaaaaaatcaaaatttttaatatatgattaatgtaattgtgtagtttattttaatagtaaagaattaaacaaaaatgatagaaatcatacaaattattagcaaatcttcattatttaaaatcattaattactatatatatcataatcacattaggtaattctgtaggttttatttaaggaaataacatataataaatagccaccttgctttagttaatatcatatgatatcatatagttggtattaaatgtttctagtgagatataaaaatcgaattggaccaatatgtttttcaatttcaatgtgaaGCTGACACGTAAGATTAATTAACTACCTAATTTATTGAAACATAAGCAATgagtcttttttaattattacaaaattgaggttacatattttcagatgttcctcaattaatatataagggatgatTGAAAATTGAGTTGTAAGATAAATGAAACTTTATCtggaattttcaaaaaaaaaatcattacatttttaaaaataaaaatattaaaataaatattaaaatgtggGTATATCTTTTCAAATTGTATGTAGatcgagaatttttttttaaaaacaaattgattaaaatattttcacattttagTATCTCAAAGTGTGACACCAAATAACTAAAGTGATATGGTGAAAATTATATTGGATTTTTATACTAATACAATGCTATTTAACCATTAATGCAGCTGTCACAATATAGTTGATTTTATGCATTGTCACAATGtagttaattttataaattgtcACAATATGTATTTTTGATAATATGTTCAGATTAAACAGATAAAAACTAGGTGCAAGGTTTACCATGTTATTTGAGTAAATGtcacaaaatattaaattatacatataatatcaaatattgaAAATTCTAATCCATATATAGGCCAATCAAAGTTTCAATAACACAGGACatttatatacaatatttatttttatttttctatatataaaatactactccaattaaaattcttaaaatcacTTTTGATTATTTGGTTAATTGTCTTATAACAATTCATAAAATtactataatataaaaatatattacgtGGGAAGATAAGAATGAACCAGATTTTATAAGGGCTTGAACGGTTTTTCCGCACACACAAAGTAGCGGCTTTTGGCGTTTAACAACGATCGCAAAAAAACTGTAAAATGCTTTGCAGCGTTCCAAACTTCTCAAAATCAAAAATTGGTTTCAGCTAGTTTTTGCGGAtgcaaaaagataaataaaaatatatattttttaaaaactgtataagtatataaagaaaaataaatattatattttaatttatattattaaagagcaaaaaaaacactacaagaaaatatgcGTATAACGACTACAAAATCAGTCGTTAGATCGTCGTAATATGCCGTTTACGACGAACTAACTACGAAAACAAAATCGTTGTTAGCAGCTCGTCGTATTGGACAATTCGTCATAATGTGGTCGTACTAGTCACGACTAAACAAGTCATCATAATATATACGTAAACTAATTCGTCAGACGTAACATTACGTCCTTTAAGTTAGTCATTTATTGGTCGTAATGATTTGACGTCATGTAGTCGTAAATTTTACGACGAATGAAAATCGACTGCAGTCGTAAATAGGTCATAATATTTACGACTACATTACATCGTAATTCGATGTTAATTGATCGTAATAACTACGACCAGATTACGTCGTATTAATTAGTTtgggaaaaatatattttaattttaaattaaaaatattttaaattaaaaatttggatgaaattttaaacttaaatttgggaaaatttaaagaaaaatataatatatcataaaacattatccaaaatataataatattcaaagtacataaccgaaataaaatctaattatTAAGGTTGATGTAGTCGAAGATCTCGGAACTGCGGTGAGCGGCCCGTTGCTCTAGATCCGCCTGTTTTTCC includes:
- the LOC106352169 gene encoding putative pectinesterase 52 encodes the protein MPGLFILIALLLSSGTGLLTATDQTCGNKVVNTIFVDLAGSEKHRTVQSAIDSVPEPNSQWIKIKIKGGVYVEKVEIPLTKPCIIVEGEGQRVTTITYNAHAATDVSSTFTSHPSHVVVRNLTIMNSYNRLSIRSRPSWVIKPAVALTVYGDKSAFYNCGFLGLQDTLWDVQGRHLFKNCYIEGAIDFIFGSGQSIYEDCHIHATAGVLASIVNFGYITAQARWSLKDPSGFVFVRGSVTGTMNVYLGRAYGPFSRVIFFQTDLASVVVPQGWFPWNYAGHESRFTYAEVECKGAGSHLSGRVTWINKVVSYTLAKDQFATYSFIDQDGWLTNIPPF